Proteins encoded by one window of Candidatus Mesenet endosymbiont of Phosphuga atrata:
- a CDS encoding ankyrin repeat domain-containing protein has protein sequence MIGSEETLETLNRILFGLVRSNSIEKTITILGLGLDINTQDDHGQTPIFLAALYNHLSMVEKLAELGADLETKDKLGDTILSKIVSKNNPYKKVSKEEQLAMVKLLIKQGAKLTTRSHNALPIHRAIQARCSLDIIKALLTEDTVNQKDYAGLAPLHLAVLKGRRDIVKLLIEYKYVDINIREDTNEDTPLIMAARDKWQDVVMLLLAHKADLNLKNKYGEWFFDFASQDVLSFLFTNVSMLMESRNELDEHLPNHDPYNNHLQVKYQVLKGESRTAPLIPILSDLGPTYDKQLYHDLSVPSTSKMLQPSILDLDSLRSSLSGSFTNQFQEALNIDSSSRSTISEISQYEDISSPGSSISAASRRRNISPPRSITSESTRSSIDSFSPSGSYAVDSKRRRF, from the coding sequence ATGATTGGCTCAGAAGAAACACTGGAAACATTAAACAGAATTCTCTTTGGATTAGTTCGTAGCAATAGCATAGAAAAAACAATTACAATATTAGGTTTAGGCCTTGATATCAACACACAAGATGATCATGGGCAAACACCTATTTTTTTAGCTGCTCTGTATAACCATTTATCAATGGTTGAAAAATTAGCTGAACTTGGTGCTGATCTTGAAACAAAGGATAAACTTGGAGATACAATACTAAGTAAAATAGTATCAAAAAACAACCCATATAAGAAAGTATCAAAAGAGGAACAACTGGCTATGGTTAAGCTTTTAATAAAGCAGGGTGCAAAACTTACCACTCGTAGTCATAATGCTCTTCCTATTCACAGAGCAATTCAAGCAAGGTGTAGCTTAGATATAATCAAAGCATTATTAACAGAAGATACTGTTAATCAGAAAGATTATGCTGGACTGGCACCATTGCATTTAGCAGTGCTAAAAGGACGAAGGGATATAGTAAAGTTACTAATAGAATATAAGTATGTTGATATTAATATACGCGAAGATACTAACGAGGATACCCCATTGATAATGGCAGCTCGTGACAAGTGGCAAGACGTAGTAATGCTATTATTAGCTCATAAGGCTGATCTAAATCTAAAAAATAAATACGGGGAATGGTTTTTCGATTTTGCTTCACAAGATGTGTTATCTTTTTTATTCACTAATGTATCTATGTTAATGGAATCTAGAAATGAATTAGATGAACACTTACCTAACCATGACCCATACAATAATCATTTACAAGTAAAATATCAAGTATTAAAAGGTGAATCCCGTACTGCTCCTTTGATACCTATTCTTTCTGATTTAGGGCCTACGTATGATAAGCAGCTTTACCACGATTTATCAGTACCTAGTACTTCTAAAATGCTTCAACCTAGTATACTAGATCTAGATTCACTTAGATCTAGCCTTTCTGGATCTTTTACAAACCAATTCCAAGAAGCATTAAATATTGATTCCTCATCCAGATCCACTATTTCTGAAATATCTCAATATGAGGATATAAGCTCACCTGGATCTAGTATTTCTGCAGCATCTCGACGTAGAAATATAAGCCCACCTAGATCGATTACTTCTGAATCTACAAGATCAAGCATAGACTCATTTAGTCCATCAGGGTCATATGCTGTAGATAGTAAGAGGAGAAGGTTTTAG
- the acnA gene encoding aconitate hydratase AcnA, giving the protein MNSGNSLNTKLSLNIANKSYQYCSLKAAGDFFGIDINKLPCALKVLLENLLRNEDGISVTRGDIKELLNCVNGHRKHEINYRPARVLMQDFTGVPAVVDLASMRSYMYKGGKRPEVINPQIPVDLVIDHSVQVDRFGDNLSFEANVALEIKRNLERYKFLKWGQLAFKNFRVVPPGAGICHQVNLEYLAQVVCIKDDVIYPDTLIGTDSHTTMINALSVLGWGVGGIEAEAAMLGQAITMLIPEVVGFKLIGKLPEGTTATDLVLTITHILRNKGVVGKFVEFYGSGLDNLSIADRATIANMAPEYGATCGFFPIDQKTLDYLYLTGRSSELIEIVKVYAKEQGLWRTNNEPLFTDRMELDLSQIEPVMAGPKRPQDKIFLSQVAKSFTDLIKLEGANKEEGALKNGDVVIAAITSCTNTSNPSVMIAAGLVARNAQKLGLKSKPWVKTSLAPGSKVVTEYLQKSGLQDSLNALGFYLVGYGCTTCIGNSGPLDDNIEAEIKNNNLTVAAVLSGNRNFEGRIHPLVKANYLASPPLVVAYALAGTVNVDLAKDPICKNEKGEDVYLKDIWPTNEEIESIISEIITRDMFIQKYKDIFSGDKHWQQIKTEQSVVYNWDEKSTYIQDPPYFENFHSKQNIEIENAKILAIFGDSVTTDHISPAGNIAINTPAANYMREHGVNPQDFNSYGARRGNHNVMMRSTFANIRIRNEMVSREGGYTKYSEEEISIFDAAMLYKKDNIPLVVIAGKEYGTGSSRDWAAKGTSLLGVKAVIAESFERIHRSNLVGMGVLPLIFCNQVNRKIFDGNEIVSIKGELKPRGEVDCTIKKQDDTLQNIKLKCCIETAAEVEYFKSGGVLHYVLLNI; this is encoded by the coding sequence ATGAACAGTGGAAACTCTTTAAACACTAAGTTATCATTAAATATAGCGAATAAATCATATCAATACTGCAGTTTAAAAGCTGCTGGGGATTTTTTTGGTATAGATATAAACAAATTGCCGTGCGCGCTAAAGGTGCTGCTTGAGAATTTGCTACGTAATGAAGATGGAATAAGTGTTACACGGGGTGATATAAAAGAGCTGTTGAATTGTGTAAATGGTCATAGGAAACATGAAATTAATTATAGGCCAGCAAGAGTGTTAATGCAGGATTTTACAGGAGTGCCAGCAGTTGTTGATTTGGCCTCAATGCGCAGCTATATGTATAAGGGAGGTAAAAGGCCTGAGGTGATAAATCCTCAAATACCTGTAGACTTAGTTATTGATCATTCTGTGCAAGTAGATAGATTTGGTGATAACTTATCATTTGAAGCAAATGTTGCACTTGAAATAAAGAGGAATTTAGAAAGGTATAAATTTTTAAAATGGGGCCAATTAGCATTTAAGAATTTCCGTGTAGTTCCACCTGGAGCTGGTATATGCCATCAGGTTAATCTTGAGTATTTAGCACAGGTTGTTTGCATAAAGGATGATGTGATATATCCTGATACGCTGATAGGAACAGATAGCCATACTACAATGATCAATGCCCTCTCAGTGCTCGGTTGGGGTGTGGGTGGGATAGAGGCAGAAGCTGCAATGCTTGGCCAAGCGATAACTATGTTGATTCCAGAAGTTGTGGGATTTAAGTTGATAGGTAAATTACCTGAAGGAACAACTGCTACAGATTTGGTGCTTACAATTACTCATATACTCAGAAATAAAGGAGTTGTAGGGAAATTTGTAGAGTTTTATGGTAGTGGGCTAGATAATTTATCTATTGCAGATAGAGCCACAATTGCCAATATGGCACCTGAATATGGAGCAACTTGTGGATTCTTTCCTATTGATCAAAAAACTTTGGATTATTTATATTTAACTGGGCGATCTTCAGAGCTAATAGAAATAGTAAAAGTATATGCTAAAGAACAGGGTTTATGGCGTACAAACAATGAGCCTCTTTTTACCGATAGAATGGAGCTTGATCTTTCTCAAATTGAGCCAGTTATGGCAGGGCCAAAAAGACCGCAGGATAAAATCTTTTTATCGCAGGTTGCAAAATCTTTTACTGATCTAATTAAATTAGAAGGGGCAAATAAGGAGGAAGGAGCGCTTAAAAATGGTGATGTAGTAATTGCAGCAATAACAAGTTGTACAAATACTTCAAATCCAAGTGTTATGATTGCTGCAGGTCTTGTGGCACGTAATGCTCAGAAGCTTGGGCTTAAGTCTAAACCATGGGTTAAGACGTCACTTGCCCCAGGATCTAAAGTTGTAACAGAATACTTACAAAAATCTGGTTTGCAAGATAGTTTAAATGCTTTGGGATTCTATTTAGTTGGTTATGGCTGTACAACGTGTATAGGTAATTCTGGGCCGCTGGATGATAATATTGAAGCAGAGATAAAAAACAATAATTTAACAGTTGCGGCAGTACTATCTGGAAATCGTAATTTTGAAGGGAGAATTCATCCTTTGGTTAAGGCTAATTATCTTGCATCTCCGCCACTCGTTGTAGCATATGCACTTGCAGGTACAGTTAATGTTGATCTTGCCAAAGATCCAATATGCAAAAATGAGAAAGGAGAGGACGTTTATTTAAAAGATATATGGCCAACAAATGAGGAAATAGAAAGCATAATAAGTGAAATTATTACACGTGATATGTTTATTCAAAAGTATAAGGATATTTTCTCTGGAGATAAACATTGGCAGCAAATAAAAACTGAGCAGAGCGTTGTTTATAATTGGGATGAGAAGAGTACTTATATACAAGATCCCCCTTACTTTGAGAATTTTCATTCAAAACAAAATATAGAAATTGAAAATGCTAAGATACTTGCAATTTTTGGGGATAGTGTAACTACAGATCATATCTCTCCTGCAGGGAATATCGCTATAAATACTCCAGCAGCGAACTATATGCGAGAGCATGGAGTTAATCCACAAGACTTCAATTCTTATGGTGCACGCCGGGGTAATCATAATGTGATGATGCGTAGTACTTTTGCTAACATTAGAATACGTAACGAAATGGTAAGTAGGGAAGGGGGGTACACTAAGTATTCTGAAGAGGAGATATCAATTTTTGATGCAGCTATGCTCTACAAAAAAGATAATATTCCTTTAGTTGTAATCGCAGGAAAAGAGTATGGAACTGGGTCAAGTAGAGACTGGGCAGCAAAAGGTACATCGCTTCTTGGAGTGAAGGCAGTGATTGCTGAAAGTTTTGAGCGTATACATAGATCAAACTTAGTTGGTATGGGTGTGCTGCCGCTAATATTTTGCAATCAAGTAAATAGAAAAATATTTGATGGCAATGAGATAGTGAGTATAAAAGGAGAGTTGAAACCTCGTGGTGAGGTTGATTGTACTATTAAAAAACAAGATGATACTCTACAAAATATAAAACTGAAATGTTGTATTGAAACTGCAGCTGAAGTTGAATATTTCAAAAGTGGTGGAGTACTGCATTATGTTCTATTGAATATATAA
- a CDS encoding prepilin-type N-terminal cleavage/methylation domain-containing protein, producing MKKDGFTLIEISVVLLISGLLFFTVMKGSSLIEYARLHRLMQDMWKVWSDVNFFYTEYHYYPGDMPNASDFFDSSKCGGIRKINGNGDGRIEFKDRRDGGIESYLAWCHLSQAELGYQSGGGPDSISAMPILGVDIPTSKIKGSGFFLNYGVHGFKGSNVLVIGAPRENMEKELNVGPILTAKQAYLIDKKMDDGNPTTGKIRGINTKDSKEPCFTGDAYNIKSKEVNCALVMELE from the coding sequence GTGAAGAAAGATGGTTTTACGTTAATTGAAATTTCTGTGGTTCTATTAATTAGTGGACTTTTGTTTTTTACAGTAATGAAAGGTTCATCTTTGATTGAATACGCTCGTCTTCATAGACTTATGCAAGATATGTGGAAAGTATGGTCAGATGTTAATTTCTTTTATACGGAATATCATTATTACCCCGGAGACATGCCCAATGCTTCGGATTTTTTTGATTCAAGTAAATGTGGAGGAATAAGGAAAATTAATGGTAATGGTGATGGTCGTATTGAATTCAAAGACCGCAGGGATGGTGGTATAGAATCATATTTAGCTTGGTGTCATTTAAGTCAAGCTGAGCTTGGGTATCAATCTGGTGGTGGGCCTGATTCAATCTCAGCTATGCCAATTCTTGGGGTCGATATCCCCACTTCTAAAATTAAGGGTAGTGGGTTTTTTCTAAATTATGGAGTGCATGGATTTAAGGGAAGTAATGTACTTGTTATTGGTGCTCCAAGAGAAAATATGGAAAAGGAATTAAATGTTGGCCCTATTTTAACAGCAAAACAAGCATACCTTATAGATAAAAAAATGGATGATGGTAACCCAACTACAGGGAAAATTAGGGGAATTAATACAAAAGACAGTAAAGAACCATGCTTTACAGGTGATGCATATAATATCAAAAGCAAAGAGGTAAATTGTGCACTTGTTATGGAGCTTGAGTAA
- a CDS encoding ankyrin repeat domain-containing protein has translation MIGSKETLETLNRILFGLVHSNSIEKTITILGLGLDINTQDDRGQTPIFLAALHNNLLMVEKLAELGADLETKDKLEDTILSKIVSKNNLYKKISKEEQLAMVKLLIKQGAKLTTRSHNALPIHRAIQARCSLNIIKILLTKETINEKNCPGRTPLHLAVLTRRADIAELLIKHGADIDTQEDGEQNTPLMLAVSKDYADLAIPLLVNGADPNQKNVYGQTFFDLANSEEMKSLALDVMRPLSTDTEFENKSIAQPSPSNNHSPVKRQVLENKPQSTRSILSDLKSIHNILPHPDLLIPSVYAISQSRMLDVSPPASEHSTSAILGSQKSSLSGSFTNQFQGALNIDSSSRSTISEISQSEGIISPGYSISGISQYEYTSSPGSGISAASRRRNISPPISNISESTRSSIDSFSPSGSHAVDTKRRRFSYTLL, from the coding sequence GTGATTGGCTCAAAAGAAACACTGGAAACATTAAACAGAATTCTCTTTGGATTAGTTCATAGCAATAGCATAGAAAAAACAATTACAATATTAGGTTTGGGCCTTGATATCAATACACAAGATGATCGTGGGCAAACACCTATTTTTTTAGCTGCTCTGCACAACAATTTACTAATGGTCGAAAAATTAGCTGAACTTGGGGCTGATCTTGAAACAAAGGATAAGCTTGAAGATACAATACTAAGTAAAATAGTATCAAAAAACAACCTATATAAGAAAATATCAAAAGAGGAACAATTGGCTATGGTTAAGCTTTTAATAAAGCAGGGTGCAAAACTTACCACTCGTAGTCATAATGCTCTTCCTATTCATAGAGCAATTCAAGCAAGGTGTAGTTTGAATATAATAAAAATACTGCTAACAAAAGAAACTATCAATGAAAAAAATTGTCCTGGGCGCACACCATTACACTTAGCAGTGTTGACACGACGAGCTGACATAGCTGAGCTACTGATAAAACATGGTGCTGATATTGATACACAAGAAGATGGTGAGCAGAACACTCCATTGATGTTAGCAGTAAGTAAAGATTATGCAGATTTAGCAATACCACTGTTAGTTAATGGTGCTGATCCTAATCAAAAAAACGTATATGGACAAACATTTTTTGATCTTGCAAATTCAGAAGAAATGAAGTCACTTGCATTGGATGTTATGCGTCCATTATCCACAGACACGGAGTTTGAAAATAAATCGATTGCACAACCCTCCCCTTCTAATAATCATTCACCTGTTAAGCGTCAAGTACTAGAGAATAAGCCTCAATCTACCAGGTCTATTCTTTCTGATTTAAAATCTATACACAATATATTGCCTCATCCTGATTTATTAATACCTAGTGTCTACGCAATATCTCAATCCAGAATGTTGGATGTCAGTCCACCAGCATCTGAGCATAGCACATCAGCAATTTTAGGTTCACAAAAATCAAGTTTGTCTGGATCTTTTACAAACCAATTCCAAGGAGCATTAAATATTGACTCCTCATCCAGATCTACTATTTCTGAAATATCTCAATCTGAGGGTATAATCTCACCTGGATATAGTATTTCTGGAATATCACAATATGAGTATACAAGCTCGCCTGGATCTGGTATTTCTGCAGCATCTCGACGTAGAAATATAAGTCCACCTATATCTAATATCTCTGAATCTACAAGATCAAGTATAGACTCATTTAGCCCATCAGGATCACATGCTGTAGACACTAAAAGAAGAAGGTTTTCATACACTCTCCTATAG